Proteins encoded together in one Caballeronia sp. NK8 window:
- a CDS encoding XRE family transcriptional regulator, with amino-acid sequence MAARLDRALQKANISSAKAAGWLDVSEHDVQFWRRGITVPPFAAFSRIGKALDIDPHWLCTGQAQHAHHAN; translated from the coding sequence ATGGCCGCGCGGCTCGACCGAGCCCTGCAGAAAGCCAACATCAGTTCCGCAAAAGCCGCTGGCTGGCTCGACGTAAGCGAGCACGACGTGCAATTCTGGCGGCGCGGCATCACGGTTCCGCCGTTTGCCGCATTCAGCCGCATCGGGAAAGCGCTGGATATCGATCCGCACTGGCTCTGCACGGGCCAGGCGCAGCACGCCCATCACGCCAACTGA
- a CDS encoding DMT family transporter, producing the protein MATLEGKARYRIDTDNTGAGIAIMILTTALFAASDSTVKLIGTAVPLLALLWVRYLFQMIVLGVWQVRRGAFGLFRTGAIKLQVVRAVLLLTNSACTFAGLRHLPLPVTTSLAMLAPLISTLLAALVLKDEVPRSKWAMVVLGFIGMLLVVRPGGSQFSWTVIFPIGAATTFACFQVLSSHLSRVDDAITTNFLTALVATVVLCVLVWMDQAETLPALAQVRVGSWLLVVFMATMATGGQLLMLQALRRAPLSLLTPFSYGQLAFAAFFSWLLFGQVPDMWMAIGMCVIAASGIGTVLMHGRKPAPSVPTEI; encoded by the coding sequence ATGGCAACCTTAGAGGGCAAGGCGCGATACCGGATTGATACCGATAACACCGGCGCCGGTATCGCCATCATGATCCTGACGACGGCACTCTTCGCTGCCAGCGATTCCACCGTCAAGCTGATCGGCACCGCGGTCCCTCTGCTTGCGCTCCTCTGGGTGCGCTATCTCTTCCAGATGATCGTGCTGGGCGTCTGGCAAGTCCGGCGCGGCGCGTTCGGGCTGTTTCGCACGGGCGCGATCAAGCTCCAGGTCGTGCGCGCGGTGCTCCTCCTCACCAATTCCGCCTGCACGTTCGCGGGCCTGCGGCATCTGCCGCTGCCGGTCACGACATCGCTCGCGATGCTCGCGCCGCTCATCTCCACGCTGCTCGCCGCGCTCGTGCTGAAAGACGAAGTGCCGCGCAGCAAATGGGCGATGGTCGTGCTCGGCTTCATCGGCATGTTGCTCGTCGTGCGGCCGGGCGGCAGTCAGTTCAGCTGGACCGTGATCTTTCCGATCGGCGCGGCGACGACCTTCGCGTGCTTTCAGGTCTTGTCGAGTCACCTTTCGCGTGTCGACGACGCGATCACCACCAACTTTCTCACGGCGCTCGTCGCGACGGTCGTGCTGTGCGTGCTCGTCTGGATGGATCAGGCCGAGACCTTGCCGGCGCTCGCGCAAGTGCGCGTGGGAAGCTGGCTGCTCGTCGTCTTCATGGCGACGATGGCAACCGGCGGGCAACTGCTGATGTTGCAGGCGCTGCGCCGCGCGCCGCTGTCCCTGCTGACGCCCTTTTCCTACGGTCAGCTCGCATTCGCCGCGTTCTTCAGCTGGCTGCTGTTCGGCCAGGTGCCCGACATGTGGATGGCAATCGGCATGTGCGTGATCGCGGCGAGCGGCATTGGCACCGTGCTGATGCATGGACGCAAGCCGGCGCCGTCCGTACCGACGGAAATCTGA
- a CDS encoding ATP-dependent DNA helicase, protein MHTVPEPAYTVAVRALCEFTAKQGDLDLRFTPTPSAQEGVAGHVTVTGRRPAGYQKEISLSETWGPLCVRGRADGYDPALNRLEEIKTHRGRLESMPQNHRHLHWAQARVYGHLMCRKLGLDAIEIALVYFDIVDQSESVLVETQTASALAAHFEAQCERFIAWARQELAHAAARDAALSALAFPHADFRPGQRALAEAVYRSAVSGRCLAVQAPTGIGKTVGTLFPLLKAWPGQRLDKIFFLTAKSAGRQLALDALTTLAATLLRVVELVARDKACEYPDRACHGESCPLARGFYDRLADARAAALDCAQLDRASIAEVARRHEVCPYYLSQELSRWGDVIVGDYNYYFDTSAMLFALAEANRWRVAVLVDEAHNLVERARGMYSATLDQAAFNAMRRGAPPLLKKALSRVARSWNETASDQHAAGVEYAAHPESPARFLNALGQAVSLMTETLGELPDVFTPDTLRFYFDALHFTRIAERFGTHSIFDITLAASATKKPNAVLCLRNVIPAPHLAPRFARAHCVALFSATLTPAHFYADTLGLPQSSVRIDVESPFSADQLDVRAIADLSTRYRDRERSVDRIADLIAAQYFRAEGNYLSFFSSFDYLAQVAAALAARHPSIPCWQQSRAMSEAAQREFLARFVPDGRGVGFAVLGGAFGEAIDLPGTRLIGAFVATLGLPQLNPVNQQMKARMHEAFGEGYAYTYLFPGLQKVVQAAGRVIRGPLDRGVLFLIDDRFARAEVRRLLPAWWRVKVLRQRDLNVSADSTI, encoded by the coding sequence ATGCATACAGTACCCGAGCCCGCCTACACGGTCGCCGTGCGCGCGCTGTGCGAGTTCACGGCGAAGCAGGGCGATCTCGATCTGCGCTTCACGCCGACGCCGAGCGCGCAGGAAGGCGTCGCGGGCCACGTGACCGTCACGGGCCGGCGGCCGGCCGGCTACCAGAAGGAAATCTCGCTGTCGGAAACCTGGGGGCCGCTGTGCGTGCGTGGCCGCGCCGACGGCTACGATCCCGCGCTCAACCGGCTCGAAGAGATCAAGACGCATCGCGGCAGGCTCGAATCGATGCCGCAGAATCATCGGCATCTGCATTGGGCGCAGGCGCGCGTCTACGGGCATCTGATGTGCCGCAAGCTCGGGCTCGACGCCATCGAGATCGCGCTCGTCTATTTCGATATCGTCGATCAGAGCGAGAGCGTGCTCGTCGAGACGCAGACGGCCAGCGCGCTCGCCGCGCATTTCGAGGCGCAGTGCGAACGCTTCATCGCGTGGGCGCGGCAGGAACTCGCGCACGCCGCCGCGCGCGACGCCGCACTCTCCGCGCTCGCGTTTCCGCACGCGGATTTCCGGCCCGGCCAGCGCGCGCTCGCGGAAGCGGTGTATCGCTCGGCGGTGTCGGGGCGCTGTCTTGCCGTGCAGGCGCCGACTGGCATCGGCAAGACGGTCGGCACGCTCTTTCCGCTTCTCAAGGCGTGGCCGGGCCAGCGACTCGACAAGATCTTCTTTCTCACGGCGAAAAGCGCGGGACGCCAGTTGGCGCTCGATGCGCTGACGACGCTCGCCGCGACGCTCTTGCGCGTCGTCGAACTCGTCGCGCGCGACAAGGCTTGTGAATATCCGGATCGCGCGTGTCACGGCGAATCGTGTCCGCTCGCGCGCGGCTTCTACGATCGCCTCGCCGATGCGCGCGCCGCCGCGCTCGACTGCGCGCAGCTCGATCGCGCGTCGATTGCCGAGGTCGCGCGGCGGCATGAAGTCTGTCCGTACTATCTGAGCCAGGAACTGTCGCGCTGGGGCGATGTGATCGTCGGCGATTACAACTACTACTTCGATACCAGCGCGATGCTGTTCGCGCTCGCGGAGGCGAATCGCTGGCGCGTGGCGGTGCTCGTCGACGAAGCTCACAATCTCGTCGAACGCGCGCGCGGCATGTATTCCGCGACGCTCGATCAGGCCGCCTTCAACGCGATGCGCCGTGGCGCGCCGCCGTTGCTGAAAAAGGCGCTCAGCCGTGTCGCGCGAAGCTGGAACGAGACGGCGAGCGACCAGCACGCCGCCGGCGTCGAATACGCGGCGCATCCGGAATCGCCCGCGCGGTTTCTGAACGCGCTCGGGCAAGCCGTCTCGCTGATGACCGAGACGCTCGGCGAGCTACCCGACGTTTTTACGCCCGACACCCTGCGCTTCTATTTCGATGCGCTGCATTTCACGCGCATCGCGGAGCGTTTCGGGACGCACTCGATCTTCGACATCACGCTCGCGGCTTCGGCCACGAAAAAGCCCAACGCCGTGCTGTGCCTGCGCAACGTGATTCCCGCGCCGCATCTCGCGCCGCGTTTCGCGCGCGCGCACTGCGTCGCACTCTTTTCCGCGACGCTCACGCCCGCGCATTTCTACGCCGACACGCTCGGGCTGCCGCAGTCGAGCGTGCGTATCGATGTCGAATCGCCCTTCTCCGCCGATCAACTCGACGTGCGCGCGATCGCCGATCTCTCCACGCGCTATCGCGACCGCGAGCGCTCGGTGGATCGCATCGCGGATCTCATCGCCGCGCAGTATTTCCGCGCCGAAGGCAACTATCTGAGCTTCTTCAGCAGCTTCGACTATCTCGCGCAAGTGGCGGCGGCGCTCGCGGCGCGGCATCCGTCGATTCCATGCTGGCAGCAGTCCCGCGCGATGAGCGAGGCGGCGCAACGCGAATTTCTCGCGCGCTTCGTGCCAGACGGACGCGGCGTCGGCTTCGCGGTGCTGGGCGGCGCGTTCGGCGAAGCGATCGACTTGCCGGGCACGCGGCTCATCGGCGCGTTCGTCGCGACGCTCGGCCTGCCGCAGTTGAACCCCGTCAACCAGCAGATGAAGGCGCGCATGCACGAAGCGTTCGGCGAAGGCTACGCGTACACGTATCTCTTTCCCGGCTTGCAGAAAGTCGTGCAGGCGGCCGGTCGCGTGATTCGCGGGCCGCTCGATCGCGGCGTGCTGTTTCTGATCGACGACCGCTTCGCGCGCGCCGAGGTGCGGCGTCTGCTGCCCGCGTGGTGGCGGGTGAAGGTGCTGCGGCAACGTGACCTGAACGTTTCGGCGGATTCGACCATTTAG
- a CDS encoding S1C family serine protease: protein MGSRPQFIDDLARGAQDAAPSAPLDHIDDSALLDAYSRTVIGALERVQQAVVFISVERQVADQRGARRQVGGTGSGFIFTPDGYLLTNSHVVHGATHIVVTLADGTRFDADLVGDDPASDLAVLRIGSPEPLPHVELGHSGGVRVGQIAIAVGNPLGLAQTVTTGVVSALGRSLRSTSGRMIYDVIQTDAALNPGNSGGPLIDSAGRVIGVNTAIIAGAQAISFATAIDTAKWVIMQIFAYGRVRRAYIGVAGTTTPISRRVQRFFELASASGVHVMEIVKGSPAALGGLRTGDRIVAVDGVGVDSVDGLQRTLDASRIDRPVKIAVLRGSQKLDIEVTPVEQAG from the coding sequence ATGGGAAGCAGGCCTCAATTCATCGACGATCTTGCGCGCGGCGCGCAGGACGCCGCGCCCTCTGCACCGCTCGACCATATCGACGATAGCGCCCTGCTCGACGCGTATTCGCGCACGGTGATCGGCGCGCTCGAGCGCGTGCAGCAGGCAGTCGTGTTCATTTCGGTCGAGCGGCAAGTCGCCGATCAGCGCGGCGCGCGCCGCCAGGTCGGCGGCACGGGCTCGGGATTCATCTTCACGCCCGACGGCTATCTGCTGACCAATAGTCACGTCGTGCATGGCGCGACGCATATCGTCGTCACGCTCGCCGACGGCACGCGCTTCGATGCCGATCTCGTCGGCGACGATCCCGCGAGCGATCTCGCGGTACTGCGCATCGGTTCGCCGGAACCGCTGCCGCATGTGGAACTGGGCCATTCCGGCGGCGTGCGCGTCGGGCAGATCGCGATCGCGGTGGGCAATCCGCTCGGGCTCGCGCAGACCGTCACGACGGGCGTCGTGTCGGCGCTCGGCCGCTCGTTGCGTTCCACGTCGGGCCGCATGATCTACGACGTCATCCAGACCGACGCCGCGCTCAATCCCGGCAACTCCGGCGGACCGCTCATCGATTCGGCGGGACGGGTGATCGGCGTGAACACTGCGATCATCGCCGGCGCGCAGGCGATCTCGTTCGCGACCGCGATCGACACGGCCAAGTGGGTCATCATGCAGATCTTCGCGTACGGGCGGGTGCGGCGCGCGTATATCGGCGTGGCGGGCACGACCACGCCGATTTCGCGGCGCGTGCAGCGCTTCTTCGAACTCGCTTCGGCGAGCGGCGTGCATGTGATGGAGATCGTGAAAGGCAGCCCGGCCGCGCTCGGCGGTTTGCGCACGGGCGATCGCATCGTCGCGGTGGATGGCGTGGGCGTCGATAGTGTCGATGGTTTGCAGCGCACGCTGGACGCGTCGCGCATCGACAGGCCGGTGAAGATCGCGGTGCTGCGCGGCTCGCAGAAGCTCGATATCGAAGTGACGCCGGTCGAGCAAGCCGGTTGA
- the phaP gene encoding TIGR01841 family phasin (Members of this family are phasins (small proteins associated with inclusions such as PHA granules). Note that several different families of phasins have been named PhaP despite very little sequence similarity to each other.) has product MSSLAPENVIASQKAGVDTTFGLASRAVEGFEKLVDLNVRTVRTTLDEHQALIARSLSVRDPQEFFAFQNQHLQDSAKRVQAYWLGVYEIAAGVRGGYLEAAQDQIEKSQRNVQAFVQSLASNAPVGSEAVVTAWKTAIDAATESANSAYEAAKRAAQQVVEAAQNDASVASQTAVRAVSPKTASAKK; this is encoded by the coding sequence ATGAGCAGTCTTGCGCCGGAAAACGTAATCGCGTCACAAAAGGCCGGAGTCGACACGACCTTCGGTCTCGCCTCCCGAGCCGTGGAGGGTTTCGAGAAACTGGTCGATTTGAACGTGCGTACGGTCAGAACGACGCTCGACGAACATCAGGCGCTCATCGCCCGGTCGCTGTCCGTGCGCGATCCGCAGGAATTCTTCGCGTTTCAGAACCAGCATCTGCAAGACAGCGCGAAGCGCGTGCAGGCGTACTGGCTGGGCGTCTATGAGATCGCGGCGGGCGTGCGCGGCGGTTATCTCGAAGCGGCGCAGGATCAGATCGAGAAGTCGCAGCGCAATGTTCAGGCGTTCGTCCAGAGCCTCGCGAGCAACGCGCCCGTCGGCAGCGAAGCCGTGGTGACGGCGTGGAAGACCGCGATCGACGCCGCGACCGAATCGGCGAATTCGGCTTATGAAGCCGCCAAGCGAGCCGCGCAGCAAGTGGTCGAGGCCGCGCAGAACGACGCTAGCGTAGCGAGTCAGACGGCCGTGCGCGCCGTGTCGCCGAAAACGGCCAGCGCGAAGAAGTAA
- a CDS encoding DOPA 4,5-dioxygenase family protein, whose protein sequence is MEATHTRTIADWHAHVYFDAVSRDAAWQLRLVIEARFADELQSGALRLGRFHERPVGPHPMWSFQLGFGGDLLAPMLAWLTLNHGALDVFMHPNTGDALVDHRDSAVWIGRSHELVLTSLGG, encoded by the coding sequence ATGGAAGCCACGCACACCCGCACGATCGCCGACTGGCACGCGCACGTTTATTTCGATGCCGTGAGCCGCGACGCCGCGTGGCAATTGCGGCTCGTTATTGAAGCGCGTTTCGCGGACGAACTGCAAAGCGGCGCGTTGCGCCTCGGCCGTTTTCACGAACGCCCGGTCGGACCGCATCCGATGTGGTCGTTCCAGTTGGGATTCGGCGGCGACCTGCTCGCGCCGATGCTCGCGTGGCTCACGCTCAATCACGGCGCGCTCGACGTCTTCATGCATCCGAATACCGGCGATGCGCTCGTCGATCATCGCGATTCGGCCGTGTGGATCGGCCGTTCGCACGAACTCGTGCTGACGAGTCTGGGTGGCTGA
- the ribA gene encoding GTP cyclohydrolase II encodes MKTASPPQDVQNPQHRFGECDECADVELVATATIPTRYGTFDSYVYRVKHTDVEHIAFVMGDVSNGDSVLTRLHSECVTGDVFGSYRCDCGEQLDLALRYIAAEDRGILLYLRGHEGRGIGLANKIRAYALQEQGLDTVDANLHLGLPDDAREYDSAAAILRSMNVKSVRLMSNNPSKFDTLLKHDIPVCERVALAIPMREENERYIKTKQARFGHYFDENE; translated from the coding sequence ATGAAAACCGCTTCTCCCCCGCAGGACGTGCAGAACCCGCAACACCGCTTCGGCGAATGCGATGAGTGCGCGGATGTCGAACTCGTCGCGACCGCCACGATTCCGACCCGCTACGGCACCTTCGATTCCTACGTTTATCGCGTGAAGCACACGGACGTCGAGCACATCGCTTTCGTGATGGGCGACGTGAGCAACGGCGACTCGGTGCTGACGCGCCTGCATTCCGAATGCGTGACGGGCGATGTCTTCGGCTCCTACCGCTGCGATTGCGGCGAGCAGCTCGATCTGGCGCTGCGCTATATCGCCGCGGAGGATCGCGGCATTCTGCTGTATCTGCGCGGGCATGAAGGGCGCGGCATCGGCCTTGCCAACAAGATCCGGGCGTATGCGCTGCAGGAACAGGGACTCGATACCGTCGATGCGAACCTGCATCTCGGCCTGCCCGACGACGCGCGCGAATACGACTCCGCCGCCGCGATCCTGCGCTCGATGAACGTGAAGTCGGTGCGTCTGATGAGCAACAATCCGTCGAAATTCGACACGCTGCTCAAGCACGATATTCCCGTGTGCGAACGTGTCGCGCTCGCCATTCCGATGCGCGAGGAAAACGAGCGTTACATCAAGACGAAGCAGGCGCGCTTCGGGCATTACTTCGACGAGAACGAATAA
- a CDS encoding PLP-dependent aminotransferase family protein, whose product MKRYQALADTMAAEIRAGRLAVGTRLPSVRHLTTQYGVGQSTVFRAYYLLEEWGLIRARERSGYYVAPGATLPPQAPPPAPLTEPAPIDVSSLVFSVLDAVKRPDIVPLGSAFPSPALFPLPRLAKSLAHAARMLDPWSTVVDMPPGNEQLRRQIALRYIGMGIAQPVDELIVTNGAMEALTLCLMAVTKPGDVVAIESPCFYAALQAVEHLGLRAVEIPVDPRDGLDLDVLAEALDKHPVRACWFMTNFQNPTGVTLSVEKKRALVALLAKHEVPLIEDDVYGELHFAQDRPPPAKAFDTQGLVMHCASLSKTLAPGYRLGWVAAGRHASAIRRLKLMTSISTSIPIQAGIADYLQHGGFDKHLRKLRGALLAQRDAMEHAIARWLATDVACVRPDGGYFMWLQLAGHVDAMQLHRRALEHGINVTPGPIFSARHAYGNHVRINFGHPWSPQIESAMKTLGTLLRAAS is encoded by the coding sequence ATGAAGCGCTATCAAGCCCTTGCCGACACGATGGCCGCCGAGATCCGCGCGGGCCGGCTGGCCGTCGGCACGCGCCTGCCTTCGGTGCGGCATCTGACGACGCAATACGGCGTCGGACAATCGACGGTCTTTCGGGCGTATTACCTGCTCGAAGAGTGGGGGCTGATTCGCGCGCGCGAGCGCTCCGGCTATTACGTCGCGCCGGGCGCGACGCTGCCGCCGCAAGCGCCGCCGCCCGCCCCGCTCACGGAGCCCGCGCCCATCGACGTGAGCAGTCTCGTCTTCTCCGTGCTCGATGCCGTCAAGCGTCCGGACATCGTGCCGCTGGGTTCGGCGTTTCCATCGCCTGCGCTCTTTCCGTTGCCGCGTCTCGCGAAGTCGCTCGCGCACGCGGCCCGCATGCTCGATCCGTGGAGCACCGTCGTCGACATGCCGCCGGGCAACGAGCAACTGCGGCGGCAGATCGCGCTGCGTTACATCGGCATGGGCATCGCGCAGCCGGTGGACGAACTCATCGTCACGAACGGCGCGATGGAAGCGCTCACGCTCTGTCTGATGGCGGTGACGAAGCCCGGCGATGTCGTCGCGATCGAATCGCCGTGCTTCTATGCGGCGTTGCAGGCGGTCGAGCATCTGGGGCTGCGCGCGGTCGAGATTCCCGTCGATCCGCGTGATGGTCTCGATCTCGACGTGCTCGCCGAGGCGCTCGACAAGCATCCGGTGCGCGCGTGCTGGTTCATGACGAACTTCCAGAATCCGACCGGCGTGACGCTGTCCGTCGAGAAAAAGCGCGCGCTGGTCGCGTTGCTGGCGAAGCACGAGGTTCCGCTCATCGAGGACGACGTCTACGGCGAACTGCATTTCGCGCAGGATCGCCCACCACCCGCGAAAGCCTTCGATACCCAAGGGCTCGTGATGCATTGCGCATCGCTGTCGAAGACGCTCGCGCCGGGTTATCGGCTCGGCTGGGTCGCGGCGGGCCGCCACGCCAGCGCGATCCGCCGTCTCAAGCTGATGACGAGCATCTCGACCAGCATTCCGATTCAGGCGGGCATCGCGGACTATCTTCAGCACGGCGGCTTCGACAAGCATCTGCGCAAGCTGCGCGGCGCCCTGCTCGCGCAACGCGACGCGATGGAGCACGCCATCGCGCGCTGGCTGGCGACGGACGTCGCGTGCGTGCGGCCCGACGGCGGCTATTTCATGTGGCTGCAACTGGCCGGACACGTCGACGCGATGCAGTTGCATCGGCGCGCGCTCGAACACGGCATCAACGTGACGCCGGGGCCGATCTTCTCCGCCCGCCACGCTTACGGGAATCACGTGCGCATCAACTTCGGCCATCCGTGGTCGCCGCAGATCGAAAGCGCGATGAAAACGCTCGGCACGCTGTTGCGCGCGGCATCCTGA
- a CDS encoding FAD-binding oxidoreductase, producing the protein MSAAQFRAALAAFAAALGGDAVLPNDTASQLEPYLDPFAPGDASAHAPSAVVLPNDVDGVRAALAVANRYRVPLWTVSTGRNFAYGGAAPRMRGCVVLDLRRMNRIIEIDETLGHALVEPGVTYYDVHRALGTPRRFWLDPPAAGWGSVIGNTLERGYGTTPYGDHAANQCGMEVVLANGEVVRTGMGAMSSSRDWQVFKSGFGPSYDGMFMQSNFGVVTKLGLWLMPAPEGYMICRYAFAREDDLEAIVDTLRPLRRDGTIQSNAVIESAVRWAAGVSTRKQWYDGDGAMPDDAIDAMARRIGIGRWNLRFCLYGPESLVKARRDIVHARFKPIAGATLFEMPYREGVMEPEGGGDRAQVGIPGLEAFSLLNWRGGSGAHIDFSPVCPPIGRDAVKQVRMVRERAEQSGFDYYGGFTVGERAMHHIFAAIFDRDDPKQSRAAGALIETLIRDAGAAGYGQYRTHLAYMDLAAAQYDFNDHASMRLSETIKRALDPNGILSPGKQGIWPSKPFARDG; encoded by the coding sequence ATGTCGGCGGCGCAGTTTCGCGCGGCGCTCGCGGCTTTCGCGGCGGCGCTCGGCGGCGATGCGGTGCTGCCGAACGATACCGCTTCGCAACTCGAGCCGTATCTCGATCCGTTCGCGCCCGGCGATGCGTCGGCGCATGCGCCGTCCGCCGTCGTGCTGCCGAACGATGTCGACGGCGTGCGCGCGGCGTTGGCGGTGGCGAACCGGTATCGCGTGCCGCTCTGGACCGTCTCGACGGGACGCAACTTCGCATACGGCGGCGCGGCCCCGCGCATGCGCGGTTGCGTCGTGCTCGATCTGCGGCGGATGAACCGCATCATCGAGATCGACGAGACGTTGGGTCATGCGCTCGTCGAGCCGGGCGTGACGTACTACGATGTGCATCGCGCGCTCGGCACGCCACGGCGTTTCTGGCTCGATCCGCCCGCGGCCGGCTGGGGCAGCGTGATCGGCAACACGCTCGAACGCGGCTACGGCACGACGCCTTACGGCGACCACGCGGCCAATCAGTGCGGCATGGAAGTCGTGCTCGCGAACGGCGAGGTGGTACGCACCGGCATGGGCGCGATGTCGTCGAGCCGCGACTGGCAGGTGTTCAAAAGCGGCTTCGGGCCGTCATATGACGGCATGTTCATGCAGTCGAACTTCGGCGTGGTCACGAAACTGGGTCTCTGGCTCATGCCGGCGCCCGAGGGCTACATGATCTGCCGCTACGCGTTCGCGCGCGAGGACGATCTGGAGGCCATCGTCGATACGCTGCGCCCGCTTCGTCGCGACGGCACGATCCAGAGCAACGCGGTCATCGAAAGCGCGGTGCGCTGGGCGGCGGGCGTGTCGACGCGCAAACAGTGGTACGACGGCGACGGCGCCATGCCCGACGACGCCATCGACGCGATGGCGCGCAGGATCGGCATCGGGCGCTGGAATCTGCGCTTCTGCCTGTACGGGCCGGAGTCGCTCGTGAAGGCGCGGCGCGATATCGTGCACGCACGCTTCAAGCCGATCGCGGGCGCGACGCTCTTCGAGATGCCGTATCGCGAGGGCGTCATGGAACCCGAGGGCGGCGGCGATCGCGCGCAAGTGGGCATTCCCGGTCTCGAAGCATTCAGCCTGCTGAACTGGCGTGGCGGCTCGGGCGCGCATATCGATTTCTCGCCGGTCTGCCCGCCGATCGGACGCGATGCCGTCAAACAGGTGCGTATGGTCCGCGAGCGTGCCGAGCAATCCGGCTTCGACTATTACGGCGGTTTCACGGTGGGCGAACGCGCGATGCATCACATCTTCGCGGCGATTTTCGATCGCGACGATCCGAAACAGTCGCGCGCGGCGGGCGCGCTGATCGAAACGCTGATCCGCGATGCGGGCGCGGCGGGCTACGGGCAATATCGGACGCATCTCGCGTATATGGATCTCGCCGCCGCGCAATACGATTTCAACGATCACGCTTCGATGCGGCTATCGGAAACGATCAAGCGCGCGCTCGATCCGAACGGCATTCTGTCGCCGGGCAAACAGGGCATCTGGCCGTCGAAGCCTTTTGCGCGGGACGGATGA
- a CDS encoding hemerythrin domain-containing protein, producing MSIAQTPRPIDALDMLEADHRAIEQLFDAFERADANDFERRNALAQRACELLTIHTIVEEELLYADAQHALAAHERIDVDEAYVEHFLVKTLIERLTNLKAGEDGFDATFKVLKENTTHHIEEEESTLFPEVRRAKMELVALGAKMAARKAALQERIAETAMAH from the coding sequence ATGTCTATCGCTCAAACCCCGCGACCCATTGATGCGCTCGACATGCTCGAAGCCGATCACCGTGCGATCGAACAATTGTTCGATGCCTTCGAACGCGCCGACGCCAACGATTTCGAGCGCAGGAACGCGCTCGCGCAGCGCGCGTGCGAGTTGCTGACGATTCACACGATCGTCGAGGAAGAATTGCTGTATGCCGATGCCCAGCATGCGCTCGCCGCGCACGAACGCATCGATGTGGATGAGGCCTATGTCGAGCATTTTCTCGTCAAGACGCTGATCGAACGGCTCACGAACCTGAAAGCGGGCGAAGACGGCTTCGACGCGACCTTCAAGGTGCTCAAGGAAAACACGACCCATCACATCGAGGAAGAAGAATCCACGCTCTTTCCGGAAGTGCGCAGAGCGAAGATGGAACTCGTCGCGCTCGGCGCGAAGATGGCCGCGCGCAAGGCCGCGCTGCAGGAGCGCATCGCGGAGACCGCGATGGCGCATTGA
- a CDS encoding 2OG-Fe(II) oxygenase: MKVLERATAANMEARIDALDWADLEAQLDGYGCATTPALLTPEECQALAAQYDRDGIFRSRVVMERHGFGRGEYKYFAYPLPDTLERVRRAVYPHLAPVANRWNEVMRIETRYPREHAAFIERCHRAGQTRPTPLLLRYVPGDFNCLHQDLYGEHVFPIQMAILLSAPGRDFTGGEFVMTEQRPRMQSRAEVVPLSQGDAVFFAVHHRPVQGTRGPYRVNMKHGVSRLRSGRRHMLGVIFHDAR; encoded by the coding sequence ATGAAGGTGCTCGAACGCGCAACGGCGGCGAATATGGAAGCACGCATCGACGCGCTCGACTGGGCCGATCTCGAAGCCCAACTGGATGGCTACGGCTGCGCCACGACGCCCGCGCTCCTCACGCCCGAAGAATGCCAGGCGCTTGCCGCCCAGTACGATCGCGACGGGATTTTTCGCAGCCGCGTCGTGATGGAGCGCCACGGCTTCGGGCGCGGCGAATACAAGTACTTCGCGTATCCCCTGCCCGACACGCTCGAGCGCGTGCGGCGCGCGGTCTATCCGCATCTCGCGCCGGTCGCCAATCGCTGGAATGAGGTGATGCGTATCGAGACGCGCTATCCGCGTGAGCACGCGGCGTTCATCGAGCGCTGTCATCGCGCGGGGCAGACGCGGCCGACGCCCTTGTTGCTACGTTACGTGCCCGGCGATTTCAACTGCCTGCATCAGGATCTCTACGGCGAACACGTATTCCCGATTCAGATGGCGATCCTGCTTTCCGCGCCCGGCCGCGATTTCACCGGCGGCGAATTCGTGATGACCGAGCAGCGTCCGCGCATGCAGTCGCGCGCGGAAGTCGTGCCGCTGTCACAGGGCGATGCGGTGTTCTTCGCCGTGCATCATCGGCCGGTGCAGGGCACGCGCGGGCCGTATCGCGTGAACATGAAGCACGGCGTGAGCCGCCTGCGCTCGGGGCGGCGGCACATGCTGGGGGTGATCTTTCACGACGCGCGGTGA